One region of Triticum aestivum cultivar Chinese Spring chromosome 6B, IWGSC CS RefSeq v2.1, whole genome shotgun sequence genomic DNA includes:
- the LOC123139563 gene encoding reticulon-like protein B12: MNQPIDRSFALADVVLWRRGRANLSALLLAAAVASWILFNRASGYTAVSLAADVLLLLLAVLCAWSRAARLLGRPAPPIPDLQPAADELAALVRSGLAGLTSASRHVTQGQPGSGRVFACLAAAALLGRLARDLRTLFIAGTGICALGRVALSSHNKWG; the protein is encoded by the coding sequence atgaatcaaCCAATCGATCGATCATTCGCATTGGCGGACGTGGTGCTGTGGCGGCGAGGCCGGGCGAACCTGAGCGCGCTGCTGCTGGCGGCCGCCGTCGCCTCCTGGATCCTCTTCAACCGCGCCTCCGGATACACGGCCGTCTCGCTGGCCGCCGACGTGCTGCTCCTCCTGTTGGCGGTGCTCTGCGCGTGGTCCAGGGCCGCGCGCCTCctcggccgccccgccccgcccatcCCCGACTTGCAGCCGGCGGCCGACGAGCTCGCCGCGCTGGTCCGCTCCGGCCTTGCCGGCCTCACCTCCGCCTCCCGCCACGTCACGCAGGGCCAGCCCGGCTCCGGGCGCGTCTTCGCctgccttgccgccgccgccctgctcgGCCGCCTCGCGCGCGACCTCCGCACCCTTTTCATAGCAGGAACTGGAATTTGTGCGCTCGGGCGGGTTGCTCTATCCTCTCATAACAAGTGGGGTTAG